Proteins from one Streptomyces sp. NBC_00289 genomic window:
- a CDS encoding ATP-binding cassette domain-containing protein, translating to MIQAFGLTSNPRKDLPPAVDDVSFEARAGRVTALLGASGAGKSTVLRLMLELQQGRGITYFRGRPLRRIAHPSREVGVLLGDVPGHPARTVRGHLRMLCAAAGVPVRRADEVLEVVDLAGLADEPLGTLARGMDRRLGLACALLPDPHTLVLDNPTDGLSVSESRRLHSMLSAHAARGGTALFTTADPKEAARTADRVVTLERGRLVADQEVAHFARTRLRPRVAVRSPHAARLAAHLTKEARTARRSIEVVREEGNRLSVYGSTCAEVGETAFRHDILVHQLADETGDMGPSANELPVAPSGVLEKTRSDSTARESAGILATGEAGPPAETDERPTCPPGAARPTAALPTLTATEVASPLPPPISVRAAPSPLRPLRYELRRATGIGTGFLTGAAVLVTSVLTAVLLARTGHTPQPRLLTAWPRELPLPPAALGAGLLGALAFGDEFRHPALAADRGTVPRRLGLLSAKLVVTAATALLLAFLTVGCDAEMLYLVYGRELTEVPADWLALSASWIGLVVGCAWAGVLAAGIFRSTTAGLAAVVAVPVVVVPVVQKVLEGPSVRTAAGFPVRLREVLLLQWPFGGERYVAAAARVLVQPVGGALTLSVTALLCAYLLATLRGRAR from the coding sequence ATGATCCAGGCCTTCGGACTGACCAGCAACCCCCGCAAGGACCTCCCGCCCGCTGTCGACGACGTCTCCTTCGAAGCGCGCGCAGGCCGTGTCACCGCGCTGCTCGGAGCGTCCGGTGCCGGCAAGTCGACAGTGCTCAGACTCATGCTCGAGCTGCAACAGGGTCGTGGCATCACCTACTTCCGAGGCCGCCCGCTGCGCCGCATCGCACACCCGTCGCGAGAGGTCGGCGTGTTGCTGGGGGACGTGCCGGGTCACCCCGCGCGCACGGTCCGCGGTCACCTGCGCATGCTGTGCGCCGCGGCAGGCGTCCCCGTCCGGCGTGCCGACGAGGTCCTCGAGGTGGTCGACCTCGCCGGTCTGGCCGACGAACCGCTGGGCACACTGGCGCGCGGCATGGACCGCCGCCTCGGCCTGGCCTGTGCGCTGCTGCCAGACCCTCACACCCTCGTCCTCGACAACCCCACCGACGGACTCTCCGTAAGTGAAAGCCGTCGGCTGCACAGCATGCTGAGCGCGCACGCGGCCCGCGGCGGCACAGCGCTGTTCACCACAGCCGATCCGAAGGAGGCGGCGCGCACCGCCGATCGTGTGGTCACTCTCGAGCGGGGACGGCTCGTCGCCGACCAGGAGGTCGCGCACTTCGCCCGCACCCGGCTGCGCCCCCGCGTCGCCGTCCGCAGCCCGCACGCCGCCCGCCTCGCGGCCCACCTCACCAAGGAGGCCCGTACCGCCCGGCGCTCAATCGAGGTCGTGCGCGAGGAGGGCAACCGTCTGAGTGTGTACGGCAGTACCTGTGCCGAGGTCGGGGAGACCGCCTTCCGGCACGACATCCTCGTCCACCAACTCGCCGACGAGACCGGCGACATGGGGCCGAGCGCGAATGAGCTCCCCGTGGCCCCTTCAGGTGTTCTCGAGAAGACCCGGTCGGACAGCACGGCCCGGGAATCCGCTGGGATCCTCGCGACCGGCGAAGCCGGACCGCCCGCCGAAACGGATGAGAGGCCGACCTGCCCGCCCGGCGCCGCCCGCCCGACCGCAGCCCTCCCGACCCTTACAGCGACCGAGGTCGCGTCCCCCCTCCCGCCGCCCATTTCCGTCCGCGCCGCTCCCAGCCCGCTGCGCCCGCTGCGCTACGAACTGCGCCGCGCCACCGGCATCGGCACCGGGTTCCTCACCGGCGCGGCCGTCCTCGTCACCTCCGTCCTCACCGCCGTACTCCTGGCCCGTACCGGTCACACGCCGCAGCCGCGCCTGCTGACCGCGTGGCCGAGGGAACTCCCTCTGCCGCCCGCGGCCCTCGGTGCTGGGCTGCTCGGGGCGCTCGCCTTCGGTGATGAGTTCCGCCATCCAGCGCTGGCGGCGGACCGCGGCACTGTGCCCCGCCGACTGGGGCTGCTCTCCGCGAAACTCGTCGTCACCGCCGCCACCGCGCTGCTGCTGGCGTTTCTCACGGTGGGCTGCGACGCCGAAATGCTCTATCTCGTCTACGGACGGGAGCTCACGGAAGTTCCGGCTGACTGGTTGGCACTGAGCGCGAGTTGGATCGGGCTCGTGGTCGGCTGCGCCTGGGCCGGTGTACTGGCCGCGGGTATCTTCCGGTCCACCACGGCAGGGCTCGCCGCGGTGGTCGCCGTACCGGTCGTCGTCGTACCCGTCGTACAAAAGGTCTTGGAGGGGCCGTCCGTGCGGACGGCGGCCGGATTTCCCGTGCGGCTGCGCGAGGTGTTGCTGTTGCAGTGGCCTTTCGGTGGAGAGCGCTATGTCGCTGCCGCCGCTCGCGTGCTCGTTCAACCTGTGGGCGGTGCGCTGACGTTGTCGGTGACGGCGCTGCTCTGCGCATATCTGCTCGCGACCCTGCGCGGCAGGGCCCGATGA
- a CDS encoding NUDIX domain-containing protein has protein sequence MPYDPSAFPPFAVTVDLVVLTVRRHALCALAVRRGEPPFQGRWALPGGFVREDEDLAQAAARELAEETGLRAHDPSVPAQDNGAHLEQLATYGDPKRDPRMRVVSVAHLALAPDLPAPRAGGDASNARWAPVEELLQQGGYGRDGEPVAPLAFDHHQILADGVERARSKIEYSSLATAFCPPEFTVGELRRVYEAVWGVALDPRNFHRKVTGTPGFLVPTGGTTTRQGGRPAQLFRAGGATLLNPPMLRPEV, from the coding sequence ATGCCCTACGACCCGTCAGCCTTCCCGCCCTTCGCCGTCACCGTGGACCTGGTCGTGCTGACCGTGCGCCGCCATGCCCTGTGCGCGTTGGCGGTGCGCAGGGGTGAGCCGCCGTTCCAGGGGCGCTGGGCGCTTCCCGGCGGCTTCGTGCGGGAAGACGAGGATCTGGCGCAGGCCGCGGCGCGCGAGCTGGCCGAGGAGACCGGGCTGCGGGCTCACGACCCGTCCGTCCCCGCCCAGGACAACGGCGCTCACCTGGAACAGCTCGCCACCTACGGCGACCCGAAGCGTGATCCCCGGATGCGTGTGGTCAGCGTCGCCCACCTCGCACTCGCCCCCGATCTGCCCGCGCCGCGGGCGGGCGGCGACGCGAGCAACGCACGCTGGGCGCCCGTTGAGGAGTTGCTGCAGCAGGGCGGTTACGGTCGCGACGGCGAACCGGTCGCGCCGCTGGCCTTCGATCACCACCAGATCCTGGCGGACGGCGTGGAGCGTGCTCGGTCCAAGATCGAGTACTCGTCTCTGGCCACCGCGTTCTGCCCACCCGAGTTCACCGTCGGCGAGCTGCGTCGCGTCTACGAGGCGGTGTGGGGCGTGGCGCTCGACCCGCGCAACTTCCACCGCAAGGTCACGGGCACACCCGGCTTCCTCGTCCCTACCGGCGGGACGACCACGCGCCAGGGCGGACGCCCGGCCCAGCTCTTCCGGGCCGGCGGCGCCACGCTGCTCAACCCCCCGATGCTTCGCCCCGAAGTGTGA
- a CDS encoding glycogen debranching N-terminal domain-containing protein, whose product MSRPYGSSSPTVEGRPASAGPLIPHRSTDLPPTHTAIVCVGLPGLAISTEQGQLTGQGLEGFYRAGRRLLSRCQVRVAGHEPLAVQARSTAADRARFVGTLRVSPGAGPDPDVVVERTRHADGIERIRLQSTAHRSLRLPVEVSLGTDLADLSEIASGRAGAELPAMVRGSGLCWTSSRGSASVTADPPPADALASAGLLRWEFELPPGGSVSVELRVRPDGAGPARAAGKAATSPLAAAEATGDQPAVQALLRTSIKDLQALLLRDPAHPADMYLAAGVPWRCGLAPAEALAAARMTLPLGTRLAVGTLRTLARTQYPDDAPRSGMIPGPRRDAGVHLPASCTGTEATLLFPVLLAEARRWGLPEQDMEELLPAAERCLAWLRTTLGEGTYLGDPQPGGLARCEFQAQAYRAALLGADLLDACGRPGGTGLRQWADTLRTAFRNEFWIDDRGGGRPAAARAPDGRLVPQLGAAAVHLLDTGLMGGGRQAPGLLDKVQTEQLARLLGSPAMDSGWGLRGLGAKEAGYNPFGHRSGAVRVHETAIGVTGLAAAGYEKEAGALLRGLLAAAEAFGHRLPEMYAGEQRSDGSAPVPHPAACRPSATAAAAGVLLLTTLAGIRPDAPAGTVTLRPVSSAPVGEIGLTGLRVAGAPFSVRVSRLGLSLVEEAAEGLQLGA is encoded by the coding sequence GTGAGCCGTCCGTACGGGTCTTCCTCGCCGACCGTGGAAGGCCGCCCCGCATCGGCTGGCCCGCTGATTCCTCACCGTTCGACCGACCTGCCCCCCACCCACACGGCCATCGTCTGCGTCGGGCTCCCGGGCCTCGCCATCTCGACGGAGCAGGGGCAACTGACCGGCCAGGGACTGGAGGGGTTCTACCGCGCCGGGCGACGCCTCCTGTCCCGCTGCCAGGTCCGCGTCGCCGGGCACGAACCGCTCGCGGTCCAGGCCCGTTCGACCGCGGCCGACCGCGCGCGCTTCGTGGGCACCCTGCGCGTCTCTCCCGGCGCCGGCCCGGACCCGGACGTCGTGGTCGAGCGAACACGTCACGCGGACGGCATCGAACGCATTAGGTTGCAGAGCACGGCTCACCGCTCACTCCGCCTGCCGGTCGAAGTGTCGCTGGGCACGGACCTGGCCGACCTGAGTGAGATCGCGTCCGGCCGCGCGGGAGCAGAACTGCCCGCCATGGTCCGTGGCTCCGGGCTGTGCTGGACCTCCTCCAGAGGAAGCGCCTCCGTCACGGCCGACCCGCCGCCGGCCGACGCGCTGGCCTCCGCAGGACTTCTGCGATGGGAGTTCGAGCTGCCTCCTGGCGGCTCGGTGAGCGTCGAGCTTCGGGTGCGTCCGGACGGTGCGGGGCCGGCCCGGGCCGCGGGGAAAGCGGCGACGAGTCCCCTCGCTGCGGCTGAGGCGACGGGCGATCAGCCGGCAGTCCAGGCGCTGCTGCGCACGAGCATCAAGGATCTCCAGGCGCTGCTCCTGCGCGACCCGGCACATCCTGCTGACATGTATCTCGCGGCAGGAGTGCCTTGGCGCTGCGGCTTGGCCCCGGCCGAGGCGCTGGCCGCAGCCCGCATGACGCTGCCACTGGGTACCCGGCTGGCTGTGGGCACGTTGCGTACCCTCGCGCGGACGCAATACCCCGATGACGCACCGCGGTCCGGAATGATTCCTGGGCCGCGACGGGACGCGGGCGTGCATCTGCCGGCCAGCTGTACGGGCACTGAGGCCACCCTGCTCTTTCCCGTGCTGCTGGCGGAGGCCCGCCGGTGGGGGCTCCCCGAGCAGGACATGGAGGAGTTGCTGCCGGCGGCCGAGCGTTGCCTGGCCTGGCTGCGGACGACGCTGGGGGAGGGGACATACCTGGGTGACCCGCAACCCGGAGGCCTCGCCCGCTGCGAATTCCAGGCCCAGGCGTACCGGGCGGCGCTCCTCGGAGCAGACCTGCTCGACGCGTGCGGCAGGCCCGGCGGCACCGGACTGAGGCAGTGGGCCGACACACTGCGGACGGCGTTCCGGAACGAGTTCTGGATCGACGACCGTGGCGGCGGCCGACCCGCTGCCGCCCGCGCTCCGGACGGACGTCTCGTGCCGCAGCTCGGTGCCGCCGCCGTCCACCTGCTCGACACCGGCCTGATGGGCGGAGGCAGGCAGGCGCCCGGCCTGCTCGACAAGGTGCAGACCGAACAGCTTGCGCGGCTGCTCGGGAGCCCGGCCATGGACTCCGGCTGGGGCCTGCGCGGACTAGGGGCCAAGGAGGCCGGGTACAACCCGTTCGGCCATCGCAGCGGCGCCGTGCGGGTGCACGAGACGGCGATCGGCGTGACAGGACTGGCCGCCGCCGGCTACGAGAAGGAAGCCGGAGCACTGCTGCGGGGCCTGCTGGCGGCGGCCGAGGCTTTCGGCCACCGACTTCCCGAGATGTACGCGGGAGAGCAGCGCTCCGACGGAAGCGCCCCCGTGCCACACCCCGCGGCATGCCGCCCTTCGGCCACGGCCGCGGCCGCGGGTGTCCTGCTCCTGACCACCCTCGCCGGCATTCGCCCCGACGCACCCGCCGGGACGGTCACACTGCGGCCGGTGAGCAGCGCGCCCGTGGGGGAGATCGGGCTGACCGGGCTGCGCGTGGCGGGCGCCCCCTTCTCCGTACGGGTCAGTCGGCTCGGTCTCTCTCTCGTTGAGGAGGCTGCCGAGGGGCTGCAACTGGGGGCGTGA
- a CDS encoding serine protease, whose protein sequence is MRRRISRALSRPLILAAAAAAIPLVSTVPAAADNVVVGGFPVDVSESPWTVALSSRDRFGGTRAGQFCGGVAVGTTTVLTAAHCLAEDVLGASPDRVRDFKIIAGRTDLQSDQGQEIAVRETWVNPDYDGASNAGDFAVLTLAAPLPRSSVIAMAGAGDPAYKPGTDATVYGWGDITGVGDYAHSLRGARVHVLSDALCEEAYPGRSDGTYLAGAMVCAGEAEGGRDACQGDSGGPLVARGKLIGLVSWGSGCGRAGSPGVYTRVSDAVSKLGWGDAARGAARAPEPH, encoded by the coding sequence ATGCGTCGCCGTATTTCCCGGGCGTTGTCCCGGCCGCTGATTCTGGCGGCCGCGGCAGCCGCGATACCGCTGGTGTCCACCGTCCCGGCCGCAGCTGACAACGTGGTCGTCGGTGGTTTTCCCGTCGACGTGTCCGAGAGTCCATGGACGGTGGCGCTGTCCAGCCGTGACCGGTTCGGAGGTACCAGGGCGGGGCAGTTCTGCGGCGGTGTGGCCGTCGGCACCACCACCGTGCTGACCGCGGCTCACTGTCTGGCCGAGGACGTCCTTGGGGCGTCCCCGGACAGGGTGCGCGATTTCAAGATCATCGCGGGTCGGACCGACCTGCAGTCGGATCAGGGGCAGGAGATCGCCGTACGCGAGACCTGGGTGAATCCCGACTACGACGGTGCCAGCAACGCCGGCGACTTCGCCGTGCTCACCCTGGCGGCGCCCCTTCCGCGGAGTTCGGTCATCGCCATGGCGGGCGCCGGTGACCCCGCCTACAAGCCGGGTACCGATGCCACCGTCTATGGCTGGGGTGACATCACAGGTGTCGGCGACTATGCGCACAGTCTGCGAGGAGCCCGGGTGCATGTGCTGTCCGACGCGCTCTGCGAAGAGGCGTATCCCGGCCGCAGCGACGGCACGTATCTCGCTGGCGCCATGGTGTGCGCGGGGGAGGCCGAGGGTGGCAGGGACGCATGCCAGGGGGACAGCGGAGGTCCGCTTGTCGCCCGCGGAAAGTTGATCGGTCTCGTGTCCTGGGGGAGCGGCTGCGGGCGAGCGGGTAGCCCAGGCGTCTACACGCGCGTCTCGGACGCCGTGAGCAAGCTGGGCTGGGGTGACGCGGCAAGGGGCGCCGCGAGGGCGCCTGAGCCCCACTGA
- a CDS encoding FadR/GntR family transcriptional regulator: MSTLAHTMMTAARSADSGLAGPGELDRYPYAEAPSAARVGASVWDGADQELGRVGRRAAGSRGRGLHGQLVQQLGQMIVAGDLGADRPLVPEEIGQRFEVSRTVVRESLRVLEAKGLVSARPNVGTRVRPVSDWNLLDPDIIEWRAFGPQRDNQRRELSELRWTIEPLAARLAAGHGRADVQQRLVDMVEIMGHAMGQGDSLTFSRADAEFHSLLIQVAGNRMLEHLSGIVSAALQVSGGPVAGCDRPTEASLTHHGRIVDALGAGDGTAAESAMRQLLTVHPEVERVVPAPREH, from the coding sequence GTGAGTACCCTTGCGCACACCATGATGACCGCCGCCCGCTCCGCAGACTCCGGTCTCGCCGGCCCGGGCGAACTCGACCGTTACCCCTATGCCGAGGCGCCCTCTGCCGCCCGCGTCGGGGCCTCCGTCTGGGACGGCGCGGACCAGGAGCTCGGCCGTGTCGGCCGGCGGGCCGCCGGCAGCCGCGGACGGGGGCTGCACGGCCAACTCGTCCAGCAGTTGGGGCAGATGATCGTCGCCGGCGATCTGGGCGCCGACCGCCCGCTGGTGCCGGAGGAGATCGGCCAGCGTTTCGAGGTCTCCCGCACCGTCGTCCGCGAGTCTCTGCGGGTCCTGGAGGCCAAGGGCCTGGTCAGTGCCCGCCCCAATGTCGGCACGCGCGTACGGCCCGTCAGCGACTGGAACCTCCTCGACCCGGACATCATCGAATGGCGGGCCTTCGGACCACAGCGCGACAACCAGCGCCGCGAGCTGAGTGAGCTGCGCTGGACGATCGAGCCGCTTGCCGCGCGCCTGGCCGCCGGCCATGGACGTGCGGACGTCCAGCAGCGGCTCGTCGACATGGTGGAGATCATGGGGCACGCGATGGGGCAGGGCGACTCGCTCACCTTTTCCCGCGCCGACGCCGAGTTCCACTCCCTGCTCATCCAGGTCGCGGGCAACCGGATGCTGGAGCACCTGTCGGGGATCGTCTCGGCGGCCCTTCAGGTCTCGGGCGGTCCGGTCGCCGGCTGTGACCGACCGACCGAGGCGTCGCTGACGCACCACGGCAGAATCGTCGACGCCCTCGGTGCCGGTGACGGCACAGCGGCCGAGTCGGCCATGCGGCAACTGCTCACCGTCCATCCCGAGGTGGAGCGTGTTGTGCCCGCGCCGCGCGAGCACTGA
- a CDS encoding RNA polymerase sigma factor: MSASTSRTLPPEIAESVSVMALIERGKAEGQIAGDDVRRAFEADQIPATQWKNVLRSLNQILEEEGVTLMVSAAEPKRTRKSVAAKSPAKRTATKTVAAKTVTTKKATATATPAAPADETSVEDEAPAQKAAAKKTTTAKKAVAKKTVAKKTAAKKTTGKKDDAEAGDDEAVEETAGAAKPGEEEEESGENKGFVLSDDDEDDAPAQQVAVAGATADPVKDYLKQIGKVPLLNAEQEVELAKRIEAGLFAEDKLANADKLAPKLKRELEIIAEDGRRAKNHLLEANLRLVVSLAKRYTGRGMLFLDLIQEGNLGLIRAVEKFDYTKGYKFSTYATWWIRQAITRAMADQARTIRIPVHMVEVINKLARVQRQMLQDLGREPTPEELAKELDMTPEKVIEVQKYGREPISLHTPLGEDGDSEFGDLIEDSEAVVPADAVSFTLLQEQLHSVLDTLSEREAGVVSMRFGLTDGQPKTLDEIGKVYGVTRERIRQIESKTMSKLRHPSRSQVLRDYLD; this comes from the coding sequence GTGTCGGCCAGCACATCCCGTACGCTCCCGCCGGAGATCGCCGAGTCCGTCTCTGTCATGGCGCTCATTGAGCGGGGAAAGGCTGAGGGGCAGATCGCCGGCGATGACGTGCGTCGGGCCTTCGAAGCTGACCAGATTCCGGCCACTCAGTGGAAGAACGTACTGCGCAGCCTCAACCAGATCCTCGAGGAAGAGGGTGTGACGCTGATGGTCAGTGCCGCGGAGCCCAAGCGCACCCGAAAGAGCGTCGCAGCGAAGAGTCCGGCCAAGCGCACCGCCACCAAGACGGTCGCGGCGAAGACGGTGACCACCAAGAAGGCCACCGCCACCGCCACGCCCGCGGCGCCCGCTGACGAGACCTCCGTTGAGGACGAGGCGCCTGCTCAGAAGGCCGCCGCCAAGAAGACGACGACCGCCAAGAAGGCGGTCGCGAAGAAGACCGTCGCCAAGAAGACGGCGGCCAAGAAGACGACCGGCAAGAAGGATGACGCCGAGGCTGGCGACGACGAGGCGGTCGAGGAGACCGCCGGTGCCGCCAAGCCCGGTGAAGAGGAGGAGGAGAGCGGCGAGAACAAGGGCTTCGTCCTCTCCGACGACGACGAGGACGACGCGCCCGCTCAGCAGGTCGCCGTCGCCGGCGCCACCGCCGACCCGGTCAAGGACTACCTCAAGCAGATCGGCAAGGTCCCCCTGCTCAACGCCGAGCAGGAGGTCGAACTCGCCAAGCGCATCGAGGCGGGCCTGTTCGCCGAGGACAAGCTGGCCAACGCCGACAAGCTGGCGCCGAAGCTCAAGCGCGAGCTGGAGATCATCGCCGAGGACGGGCGCCGCGCCAAGAACCACCTCCTGGAGGCCAACCTCCGTCTGGTGGTCTCCCTGGCCAAGCGTTACACCGGCCGCGGCATGCTCTTCCTGGACCTCATCCAGGAGGGCAACCTCGGTCTGATCCGCGCGGTCGAGAAGTTCGACTACACCAAGGGCTACAAGTTCTCCACGTACGCCACCTGGTGGATCCGTCAGGCGATCACACGCGCCATGGCCGACCAGGCCCGCACCATCCGTATCCCGGTGCACATGGTCGAGGTCATCAACAAGCTCGCGCGCGTGCAGCGCCAGATGCTCCAGGACCTAGGTCGCGAGCCCACCCCGGAGGAACTGGCCAAGGAACTCGACATGACCCCGGAAAAGGTCATCGAGGTCCAGAAGTACGGCCGTGAGCCCATTTCGCTGCACACCCCGCTCGGCGAGGACGGCGACAGCGAGTTCGGTGACCTCATCGAGGACTCCGAGGCGGTCGTGCCGGCCGACGCGGTCAGCTTCACGCTCCTTCAGGAGCAGCTGCACTCGGTCCTCGACACGCTGTCCGAGCGCGAGGCCGGTGTCGTCTCCATGCGTTTCGGTCTCACCGACGGTCAGCCGAAGACCCTCGACGAGATCGGCAAGGTGTACGGCGTCACGCGTGAGCGCATCCGCCAGATCGAGTCCAAGACCATGTCGAAGCTGCGTCACCCCTCGCGTTCGCAGGTGCTGCGCGACTACCTCGACTAG
- a CDS encoding putative transposase has protein sequence MTETIVLELPGMPEPSVLRRVEVDGKCLVSRGVSVLFVYDAADRGMRNLAVVAVTDAGVAVQEAATAFGLTPQYVSMLRGRARRDGSAGLVKPMGRRPKLSPRQVEQARRWAGQGWSQEQIAARLGIHRSQISLLLARHGAIAPQPELQLPAEGAEQPGPAGDAAPELEGVRAGQVRSRYAGAMLGHAFLARSGVPDTFASLRTTSSREADDAALLCAVTLAFGLGISSLEGAKLLDRREAGALAGLARLPELRTLRPQLAAIADACDPLAVQRQLAAAMLAVDAPALGVYYVDDHFVPYAGARPVGRGWNNKRKQAQKGHGDTLVTDYRGRAVAFLTGEPSGLTRTLPEALEQLRAITGPAAKLMLGFDRGGAYASVFNVCRSFETDWITYRRGKLKISLIKPTAHPYPSPGAGAGAGAGAGAGAGAGAGAGAGAGAGAGAGAEAEAEAGSGEVVYLADELVEFDGYGVCRQLSLFEDGVLRLQVLTSDMTAGAASLLAWLRSRWRIENAIKDLARLHGIDWLCDYRMTETDDTTPVDNPARAAALQTVRDREKDLAAAERRLARLIESPLRPVAKINQQIPAARTDVDEAKKALTTAKTELKQISVKIPANQLHPGRQRALPATGRRTLQMVLRMLAYNTELWLADRLNNYLRDNNEYRTLTRSLFHLHGTLDYQPKKITVTLDPPGSPRLTHALTLLIDEINQTPPHLPGDPRPITYHLTPTQQ, from the coding sequence GTGACCGAGACCATCGTGCTGGAGCTTCCGGGGATGCCGGAACCCTCTGTGCTGCGCCGGGTTGAGGTCGATGGGAAGTGCCTGGTCAGCCGCGGTGTGTCGGTGTTGTTCGTGTATGACGCGGCGGATCGCGGGATGCGTAATCTCGCGGTGGTGGCCGTCACTGATGCGGGCGTCGCGGTTCAGGAAGCGGCCACCGCCTTCGGGTTGACCCCGCAGTACGTGTCGATGCTTCGCGGGCGGGCCCGCCGGGATGGCTCGGCCGGCCTGGTCAAGCCGATGGGGCGGCGCCCGAAGCTGTCTCCGCGTCAAGTGGAGCAGGCCCGGCGGTGGGCCGGTCAGGGATGGTCTCAGGAACAGATCGCGGCGCGGTTGGGCATCCACCGCTCCCAGATCAGCCTGCTGCTCGCCAGGCATGGCGCGATAGCGCCACAACCTGAACTCCAGCTGCCTGCCGAGGGAGCGGAGCAGCCCGGGCCGGCCGGGGACGCTGCTCCAGAGCTGGAGGGTGTGCGGGCTGGGCAGGTCCGCTCGCGGTATGCAGGGGCGATGCTGGGGCATGCGTTCCTGGCCCGCTCCGGAGTGCCGGATACCTTCGCCTCGTTGCGGACGACCTCGTCGCGCGAGGCTGATGACGCCGCGTTGTTGTGCGCGGTGACGTTGGCGTTCGGGCTGGGGATCTCCTCGCTCGAAGGGGCGAAACTGCTGGACCGGCGGGAGGCCGGCGCGCTGGCGGGCCTGGCCCGCCTCCCGGAGTTGCGCACGCTGCGCCCGCAGCTGGCGGCGATCGCCGATGCGTGCGATCCCCTGGCGGTGCAGCGGCAGCTGGCCGCGGCGATGCTGGCCGTGGACGCGCCCGCGCTGGGCGTGTACTACGTGGACGATCACTTCGTGCCCTATGCCGGGGCCCGCCCGGTGGGCCGGGGCTGGAACAACAAACGCAAGCAGGCCCAGAAGGGCCACGGTGACACGCTCGTCACCGACTACCGGGGCCGCGCGGTGGCGTTCCTCACCGGCGAGCCCTCGGGGCTGACCCGGACCCTGCCCGAGGCACTGGAACAACTGCGGGCCATCACCGGCCCCGCGGCGAAACTGATGCTCGGCTTCGACCGCGGCGGCGCCTACGCGAGCGTGTTCAACGTCTGCCGGTCCTTCGAGACCGACTGGATCACCTACCGGCGCGGCAAACTGAAGATCTCCCTCATCAAGCCCACCGCCCACCCCTACCCTTCCCCCGGAGCCGGAGCCGGAGCCGGAGCCGGAGCCGGAGCCGGAGCCGGAGCCGGAGCCGGAGCCGGAGCCGGAGCCGGAGCCGGAGCCGGAGCCGGAGCCGAAGCCGAAGCCGAAGCCGGATCGGGCGAGGTGGTGTATCTGGCGGATGAGCTGGTGGAGTTCGACGGCTACGGAGTGTGCCGGCAGCTTTCCCTGTTCGAGGACGGGGTGCTGCGACTGCAGGTGCTGACCAGTGACATGACCGCGGGCGCCGCGTCGCTGCTTGCCTGGCTGCGCTCGCGCTGGCGGATCGAGAACGCCATCAAGGACCTGGCCCGCCTGCACGGCATCGACTGGCTGTGCGACTACCGCATGACCGAAACCGATGACACCACACCGGTCGACAACCCCGCCCGCGCCGCCGCCCTGCAGACCGTCCGCGACCGGGAAAAGGACCTCGCCGCCGCCGAACGCCGCCTGGCCCGCCTCATCGAGTCCCCGCTCCGCCCCGTCGCGAAGATCAACCAGCAGATCCCCGCCGCCCGCACCGACGTGGACGAGGCCAAAAAGGCCCTGACCACCGCCAAGACCGAGCTGAAGCAGATCTCGGTCAAGATCCCCGCCAACCAGCTCCACCCCGGCCGGCAGCGTGCCCTGCCCGCGACCGGGCGGCGCACCCTCCAGATGGTGCTGCGGATGCTGGCCTACAACACCGAACTCTGGCTCGCCGACCGCCTCAACAACTACCTGCGCGACAACAACGAGTACCGGACCCTGACCCGCAGCCTCTTCCACCTCCACGGCACCCTCGACTACCAGCCGAAGAAGATCACCGTCACCCTCGACCCACCCGGCAGCCCCCGCCTGACCCACGCCCTGACCCTGCTGATCGACGAAATCAACCAGACCCCACCCCACCTCCCCGGCGACCCCCGCCCGATCACCTACCACCTCACCCCGACTCAACAGTGA